One Nostoc sp. CENA543 genomic window, CTCAATTTTAATTTCCATTGCTCACTTTCTGATTTTGTGACTTAGCAGTAGGATTGGATATCCTCTCCACATTTATCTACTAAATAACACAAGGCGCGAAAACGCAAGCCTACAAATTGATCATATAGGGGGTTAAGTTTGCACATGGGAGGAATGTGAGCAATTTTCCGCCCAAATAATACAATGTCACGCTCGAAAGGACATTGAGCCGGAATTAATTTGGCGATAAAGTACGCTAGTTGACGATTTTGGATTTCTAGGTCGTCCAGCCACTGACGCAGGGGTTTCAACAGATCAAATTTTTTGCGTCTACCTGCTTGTGTAGAAATATCCATAGGTTGGATGAAAGCGGATAGAACAATATCTTGATGATCTTGATGAATGACACTCATAAGCAAGTTTTTACCTTTTAGATAAAGATTTGGTGAATTTTGTCGATTGTGCAACCTACCATACATTTTTTTTAGCAAAAACTATCCCCCGTGCAGATAGATTAAGAACTGCACAAGTAAAGGTTAATTTTTAGAAAATTTGTAGGTAAATTAGGGGACTAATTGATATTTAAACTGACTGCATAGTCAAGAACTGTCCCGTTAAATACAAAATAACAAAGAAAAAATAAAAGTGGTATTTCTTTAACTTATCGAT contains:
- a CDS encoding Mo-dependent nitrogenase C-terminal domain-containing protein — translated: MSVIHQDHQDIVLSAFIQPMDISTQAGRRKKFDLLKPLRQWLDDLEIQNRQLAYFIAKLIPAQCPFERDIVLFGRKIAHIPPMCKLNPLYDQFVGLRFRALCYLVDKCGEDIQSYC